The Longimicrobium sp. genomic interval GCCGCGTACGCGGGGTTCACCAGGTCGCCCAGGTTCATCCCGCCGCTCATCTCGCTGTAGCGCGCGTCGAAGCTGACGGTGGGCAGCAACAGCCCCCGCGCCTCGCGCACGGCCGCGCTGCTCCGCTCGGCCGAAAGGCGCTCCTGCCGCAGCGACAGGTTGTTATCCATCGCCTGCCGAACGTACCCGCCCAGCGGATCGCCCTGCGCACGGGCGGCGAGCGGAGCGGCGGCGAGCAGAAATACGAGCATCGGCGCGAGCCGAGTGGGTGACAGCATGGGTACCAGCCTCCTTCCGGGGTGAACCTGCCCTTCGGAATACCGACGACCTACCAGCATACTACTTTCTAACAGTGTTAAGCGTATGGGTAAAATGAATCATCCCTCGCGCAGAATTCCACGGATCATCGCCTCGATGCTCAGCGCCGACGTCGCCCGCAGGTCGCGCCAGTGGATCCACGGGTCGTCGCACTTGGCGATCTGCAGCGACACCAGCCCGTGCACCGAGGCCCACATCATCTGCGCAAGCTGCTCCGCGTCGTTCAGCTCGGGGCGAAAGCGGCCCTGCTCCATCCCTTCCGCCACCGTGTGCAGCAGCAGCGCATAGGCGTCCTGCTCCGGGTTGCCGCGGTCGAAGTCCGGCTCGCTGTAGGGCGTGCGGGTCATGAACATGACGGCATAGTGGTGCGGCTTTTCGACGGCGAACTCCACGTACGCCAGCCCGATCAGCCGCAGGCGCTCCACCGGGTCGGGCACCATCGCAAAGCGGACGAACTGCTGGCCCAGCGCGCGAAAGTCGCTGTGCACCATCTCGATGATCAGCGCGTCCTTGTCCTTGAAGTGATGGTAGATGGCGGCCGCCGTGTACTCCACGCGATCGGCGATGGCGCGCATGGTGGTCGCCTCGATGCCGTGCGTGGCGAACATCTCGCGCGCCGCGTCGAGAATCTTCTCGCGCGTCTCCTGCCGCTCCCGGTCCCGCCGTTCCTTCGTTCCCATAACCTCGATTG includes:
- a CDS encoding TolC family protein; its protein translation is MLSPTRLAPMLVFLLAAAPLAARAQGDPLGGYVRQAMDNNLSLRQERLSAERSSAAVREARGLLLPTVSFDARYSEMSGGMNLGDLVNPAYAALNQVTGTTQFPTNVDARLPLAQETKIRIAQPLLAPAAWENRRLRRTLADLDGAALGTATRQLAADVQTAYLDYARSAHVVELYRNTLPLL
- a CDS encoding TetR/AcrR family transcriptional regulator, translating into MGTKERRDRERQETREKILDAAREMFATHGIEATTMRAIADRVEYTAAAIYHHFKDKDALIIEMVHSDFRALGQQFVRFAMVPDPVERLRLIGLAYVEFAVEKPHHYAVMFMTRTPYSEPDFDRGNPEQDAYALLLHTVAEGMEQGRFRPELNDAEQLAQMMWASVHGLVSLQIAKCDDPWIHWRDLRATSALSIEAMIRGILREG